Proteins encoded in a region of the Alosa sapidissima isolate fAloSap1 chromosome 19, fAloSap1.pri, whole genome shotgun sequence genome:
- the clmna gene encoding calmin isoform X1 — translation MAGHEWEDWFEREEFIGQISDIRVQNLQVEREMVQKRTFTRWINLHLEKCNPPMEVHDLFRDIQDGRILMALLEELSGCKLLQGFKQSSHRIFRLNNIAKVLTFLEERNVKLVSIDAADVADGNSSIVLGLIWNIILFFQIKELTGNIKNQFPSSSSLSSIPTSSDSDTSHSSTPSEERRCSVAIRDHGKAIRTLLQWVQRRTRKFGVAVNDFGKSWTSGLAFLAVIKSIDPSLVDMRRALLRTSRENLEEAFRTAHYSLGIARLLEPEDVTINPPDEQVIMTYVSQFLEHFPGMDEDDVSDVIDRSTSKVSARLNDSVARNGGKRVRETSSYVVKRDWVKPPPKIFISAVSDESTEQQVAKPPPSSSSSKAWASEESSPSPAESSPSPSPADDRSPTRSLDLTKDASCPVSASTSSSSSPQPSYVDSVISSPDSWSEMPSEVGPLEKLPESYSDGSLNETSLVCDAKESVTYSQSQASDKGLPFETEKPLDDGMDSELFIDEGNFSLCSLDSLQAKTPLPSEEDAVALTHIPSAQGQDKVPELGGVANGSAVGSEEKVHHETVKPSPADLSDGACESGYFPEDKESSLSLASAESALASLSSDEQIVQDENQSKEKTQHPEWADHLQPSFNAEQTPDRMTDQITEADEPAVVPGCPVSGNSVQLPESESDIRSEDMALADVLEAQQEDIHYAENVDVESAEDSDGDGEVAEQPARGLEVETPMESGQPEESNAKQQEEESEEDKDEVKPVPHDPQGLGLCEAPGASSPVLNQEKGGQGTVGEKMEATSPGDVEETSDGIVTEITDLSSVEVTTNQKMTSGVDSDFEVTDRMYFSSSAEVAEVNDHEEKSGMPCGEGHGVDKTSEGESEPESAEVEMRESVPECETEDEQSYTKSKPDEALASTDSQKPASQHDGMESSDDPAGQTQSKSAEIPNGTEWNAESSVKEGAESWALERRTGAAWEPRHEPAGAEAQPGAAAAAAPPAAAAAGHPEGALGDAGPSAGDTRLEEKNDHEADETDETVRAPVSVIPLDLVYYPHYDVPIAEVIEAFAEPSATNPRGQGEAGAAGRGLNGSDEAGGGAEDCGSVPQELRLALSVAPLQPAPAQDRLPGPDTDSSDSEMDDRDRVQTPAEPDEGLPRNMTSDGPGQSPEPGHTEAVEGLAEADRDAGDPDAAGAGGSGELIKKDGEWTSARENMTTLSREHATEDPRQPSMGPYLRASALPIEDQSGYKKSGEPCTPDKISLYRRRGSKPEKREPPVELTLEEICLLLVLWLIVYCLFVLPQIDFRTLPQLLLNIEE, via the exons TGGAGAGAGAAATGGTGCAGAAGAGGACCTTCACCAGATGGATCAATTTGCATCTAGAGAAG TGTAATCCTCCAATGGAGGTGCACGACCTGTTTCGGGACATCCAAGATGGCCGGATTCTGATGGCCTTGTTGGAGGAACTGTCTGGGTGTAAGCTG CTTCAGGGATTCAAACAGTCCTCCCATCGCATCTTCAGGCTGAACAACATTGCTAAAGTCTTGACATTTCTTGAGGAGAGAAAT GTGAAACTTGTGAGTATCGATGCCGCCGATGTTGCCGATGGCAACTCGTCCATTGTTCTCGGCCTCATCTGGAATATTATCCTCTTCTTCCAG ATTAAAGAGCTCACAGGGAACATCAAGAACCAGTTCCCCTCCTCGTCCAGCCTGTCGTCCATCCCCACCAGCTCAGACTCGGACACATCCCACTCCAGCACGCCGTCTGAGGAGAGGCGCTGCTCTGTGGCCATCAGGGACCATGGCAAAGCCATCAGGACCCTTCTGCAGTGGGTGcagaggaggacgaggaa GTTTGGAGTTGCTGTAAACGACTTTGGGAAGAGCTGGACGAGCGGCTTGGCCTTCCTGGCCGTCATCAAGTCCATCGACCCCAGTCTGGTGGACATGCGGAGGGCGCTTCTGCGGACGTCCAGGGAGAACCTGGAGGAGGCCTTCAGGACGGCACACTACAGCCTGGGCATCGCACGGCTCCTCGAACCAGAAG ATGTGACTATTAACCCACCAGATGAGCAGGTCATAATGACCTACGTGTCCCAGTTCCTTGAGCACTTCCCTGGCATGGACGAG GATGACGTCTCTGACGTCATTGACCGAAGCACGTCAAAAGTGAGTGCTCGCCTGAACGACTCAGTGGCCCGCAATGGCGGGAAGAGGGTGCGAGAGACGTCGTCGTACGTGGTCAAGCGCGACTGGGTCAAACCTCCCCCCAAGATCTTCATCTCTGCCGTGTCGGATGAGTCCACCGAGCAGCAGGTGGCCAAACCaccaccctcctcttcctcctctaagGCCTGGGCCAGCGAGGAGTCCAGCCCCAGCCCTGCCGagtccagccccagccccagtccAGCAGATGACCGCTCCCCGACCCGGTCGCTAGACCTGACCAAAGACGCATCCTGCCCCGTGTCCGCCTCCACGTCCAGTTCCAGCTCCCCTCAGCCGTCCTACGTCGACTCCGTCATCAGCTCGCCGGACTCCTGGAGCGAGATGCCGAGCGAGGTTGGACCGCTGGAGAAGCTTCCGGAGAGCTACAGCGACGGCTCGTTGAACGAGACTAGCCTAGTCTGCGATGCGAAGGAATCTGTCACATACAGCCAGTCCCAAGCATCCGACAAGGGCCTGCCTTTTGAAACAGAGAAGCCATTAGATGATGGTATGGACTCTGAGCTCTTCATAGACGAGGGGAActtctccctctgctctctcgATAGTTTACAGGCCAAAACGCCACTGCCTTCTGAAGAGGACGCCGTCGCCCTCACGCACATTCCAAGTGCCCAAGGTCAAGACAAAGTGCCAGAGCTGGGTGGAGTCGCAAACGGATCTGCCGTAGGTTCAGAGGAGAAGGTCCACCATGAGACTGTTAAGCCTTCACCTGCTGATTTATCCGACGGGGCTTGTGAGTCTGGATACTTCCCTGAGGACAAAGAAAGTTCCTTATCACTTGCCTCAGCAGAATCTGCCTTAGCCTCTTTGTCCTCCGATGAACAAATAGTTCAAGATGAAAACCAGTCAAAAGAGAAGACACAACATCCAGAGTGGGCAGACCATTTGCAGCCGTCCTTCAATGCTGAACAAACGCCCGATCGAATGACTGATCAGATTACCGAGGCGGACGAGCCTGCTGTCGTGCCTGGCTGTCCTGTTTCAGGTAACAGTGTCCAGCTCCCAGAGAGTGAAAGTGATATCCGCTCCGAGGACATGGCGCTAGCCGACGTGCTGGAGGCTCAGCAGGAGGACATCCACTACGCCGAAAATGTCGACGTGGAGtcggcggaagacagcgacggTGACGGTGAGGTCGCTGAGCAGCCAGCCCGTGGACTGGAGGTAGAGACGCCCATGGAATCTGGACAGCCGGAGGAGAGCAATGCgaagcagcaggaggaggagtctGAGGAGGACAAGGACGAGGTCAAACCAGTCCCACATGATCCTCAAGGTCTCGGACTCTGTGAGGCGCCAGGAGCTTCTAGTCCAGTTCTGAACCAGGAGAAGGGAGGTCAAGGCACAGTTGGAGAAAAGATGGAGGCTACTAGTCCAGGGGATGTAGAAGAGACCAGTGATGGGATCGTCACAGAGATAACTGATCTCAGCTCAGTAGAGGTGACCACTAACCAGAAGATGACCAGTGGAGTGGACTCTGACTTCGAGGTGACAGACAGGATGTATTTTAGCAGCTCAGCTGAGGTGGCTGAGGTGAATGATCATGAAGAAAAGTCTGGTATGCCCTGTGGTGAAGGACATGGAGTGGACAAGACCAGTGAAGGGGAGTCGGAACCGGAATCAGCTGAAGTTGAGATGAGGGAAAGTGTCCCGGAATGTGAGACTGAAGATGAGCAGAGTTACACAAAGAGCAAACCTGACGAGGCCTTAGCCAGCACAGACAGCCAGAAGCCAGCAAGTCAACACGATGGAATGGAAAGTTCCGATGATCCAGCAGGTCAAACGCAGAGCAAGTCGGCGGAGATACCGAACGGAACAGAATGGAACGCAGAAAGCTCAGTGAAGGAAGGAGCGGAGAGTTGGGCTTTGGAGAGACGAACaggagcagcatgggagcccAGACACGAGCCAGCTGGTGCAGAGGCTCAGccgggagcagcagcagcagcagcaccaccagcagcagcagcagcagggcacCCTGAGGGAGCTCTGGGAGACGCCGGGCCCTCTGCTGGAGACACACGGCTGGAGGAGAAGAATGACCACGAGGCAGACGAGACGGACGAGACTGTGCGGGCACCTGTGTCTGTGATCCCCCTGGACTTGGTGTACTACCCGCATTACGACGTCCCCATCGCCGAGGTCATCGAGGCCTTCGCCGAGCCCAGCGCCACGAACCCTCGCGGCCAGGGTGAGGCTGGCGCGGCAGGCCGGGGCCTGAATGGCTCGGACGAGGCCGGCGGCGGAGCAGAGGATTGTGGGAGCGTGCCGCAGGAGCTGCGTCTGGCCCTGAGCGTGGCGCCGCTGCAGCCAGCACCCGCGCAGGACAGGCTGCCCGGACCGGACACTGACAGCAGCGACAGCGAGATGGACGACCGCGACCGCGTTCAGACACCGGCAGAGCCAGATGAGGGGCTACCTCGAAATATg ACGTCCGACGGACCCGGTCAATCCCCGGAGCCAGGCCACACCGAGGCGGTCGAGGGGCTCGCCGAGGCAGACCGGGACGCCGGCGATCCCGATGCGGCCGGTGCCGGAGGCTCGGGCGAGCTCATTaagaaagatggagagtggACCAGCGCCAGGGAAAACATGACGACTCTGAG CAGGGAGCATGCTACTGAAGACCCGAGGCAGCCCTCCATGGGCCCGTATCTGAGGGCCTCAGCCCTGCCCATAGAGGATCAG AGTGGGTATAAGAAGAGTGGGGAGCCTTGCACACCGGACAAAATCAGCCTTTACAGAAG AAGAGGGAGCAAACCCGAGAAGAGAGAGCCGCCTGTGGAGCTCACGCTGGAAGAAATCTGCCTTCTGCTCGTCCTGTGGCTTATCGTTTACTGCCTGTTCGTCCTGCCTCAGATAGACTTCCGAACTCTTCCGCAACTCCTCCTCAACATTGAAGAGTGA
- the clmna gene encoding calmin isoform X2, with protein MAGHEWEDWFEREEFIGQISDIRVQNLQVEREMVQKRTFTRWINLHLEKCNPPMEVHDLFRDIQDGRILMALLEELSGCKLLQGFKQSSHRIFRLNNIAKVLTFLEERNVKLVSIDAADVADGNSSIVLGLIWNIILFFQIKELTGNIKNQFPSSSSLSSIPTSSDSDTSHSSTPSEERRCSVAIRDHGKAIRTLLQWVQRRTRKFGVAVNDFGKSWTSGLAFLAVIKSIDPSLVDMRRALLRTSRENLEEAFRTAHYSLGIARLLEPEDVTINPPDEQVIMTYVSQFLEHFPGMDEDDVSDVIDRSTSKVSARLNDSVARNGGKRVRETSSYVVKRDWVKPPPKIFISAVSDESTEQQVAKPPPSSSSSKAWASEESSPSPAESSPSPSPADDRSPTRSLDLTKDASCPVSASTSSSSSPQPSYVDSVISSPDSWSEMPSEVGPLEKLPESYSDGSLNETSLVCDAKESVTYSQSQASDKGLPFETEKPLDDGMDSELFIDEGNFSLCSLDSLQAKTPLPSEEDAVALTHIPSAQGQDKVPELGGVANGSAVGSEEKVHHETVKPSPADLSDGACESGYFPEDKESSLSLASAESALASLSSDEQIVQDENQSKEKTQHPEWADHLQPSFNAEQTPDRMTDQITEADEPAVVPGCPVSGNSVQLPESESDIRSEDMALADVLEAQQEDIHYAENVDVESAEDSDGDGEVAEQPARGLEVETPMESGQPEESNAKQQEEESEEDKDEVKPVPHDPQGLGLCEAPGASSPVLNQEKGGQGTVGEKMEATSPGDVEETSDGIVTEITDLSSVEVTTNQKMTSGVDSDFEVTDRMYFSSSAEVAEVNDHEEKSGMPCGEGHGVDKTSEGESEPESAEVEMRESVPECETEDEQSYTKSKPDEALASTDSQKPASQHDGMESSDDPAGQTQSKSAEIPNGTEWNAESSVKEGAESWALERRTGAAWEPRHEPAGAEAQPGAAAAAAPPAAAAAGHPEGALGDAGPSAGDTRLEEKNDHEADETDETVRAPVSVIPLDLVYYPHYDVPIAEVIEAFAEPSATNPRGQGEAGAAGRGLNGSDEAGGGAEDCGSVPQELRLALSVAPLQPAPAQDRLPGPDTDSSDSEMDDRDRVQTPAEPDEGLPRNMTSDGPGQSPEPGHTEAVEGLAEADRDAGDPDAAGAGGSGELIKKDGEWTSARENMTTLREHATEDPRQPSMGPYLRASALPIEDQSGYKKSGEPCTPDKISLYRRRGSKPEKREPPVELTLEEICLLLVLWLIVYCLFVLPQIDFRTLPQLLLNIEE; from the exons TGGAGAGAGAAATGGTGCAGAAGAGGACCTTCACCAGATGGATCAATTTGCATCTAGAGAAG TGTAATCCTCCAATGGAGGTGCACGACCTGTTTCGGGACATCCAAGATGGCCGGATTCTGATGGCCTTGTTGGAGGAACTGTCTGGGTGTAAGCTG CTTCAGGGATTCAAACAGTCCTCCCATCGCATCTTCAGGCTGAACAACATTGCTAAAGTCTTGACATTTCTTGAGGAGAGAAAT GTGAAACTTGTGAGTATCGATGCCGCCGATGTTGCCGATGGCAACTCGTCCATTGTTCTCGGCCTCATCTGGAATATTATCCTCTTCTTCCAG ATTAAAGAGCTCACAGGGAACATCAAGAACCAGTTCCCCTCCTCGTCCAGCCTGTCGTCCATCCCCACCAGCTCAGACTCGGACACATCCCACTCCAGCACGCCGTCTGAGGAGAGGCGCTGCTCTGTGGCCATCAGGGACCATGGCAAAGCCATCAGGACCCTTCTGCAGTGGGTGcagaggaggacgaggaa GTTTGGAGTTGCTGTAAACGACTTTGGGAAGAGCTGGACGAGCGGCTTGGCCTTCCTGGCCGTCATCAAGTCCATCGACCCCAGTCTGGTGGACATGCGGAGGGCGCTTCTGCGGACGTCCAGGGAGAACCTGGAGGAGGCCTTCAGGACGGCACACTACAGCCTGGGCATCGCACGGCTCCTCGAACCAGAAG ATGTGACTATTAACCCACCAGATGAGCAGGTCATAATGACCTACGTGTCCCAGTTCCTTGAGCACTTCCCTGGCATGGACGAG GATGACGTCTCTGACGTCATTGACCGAAGCACGTCAAAAGTGAGTGCTCGCCTGAACGACTCAGTGGCCCGCAATGGCGGGAAGAGGGTGCGAGAGACGTCGTCGTACGTGGTCAAGCGCGACTGGGTCAAACCTCCCCCCAAGATCTTCATCTCTGCCGTGTCGGATGAGTCCACCGAGCAGCAGGTGGCCAAACCaccaccctcctcttcctcctctaagGCCTGGGCCAGCGAGGAGTCCAGCCCCAGCCCTGCCGagtccagccccagccccagtccAGCAGATGACCGCTCCCCGACCCGGTCGCTAGACCTGACCAAAGACGCATCCTGCCCCGTGTCCGCCTCCACGTCCAGTTCCAGCTCCCCTCAGCCGTCCTACGTCGACTCCGTCATCAGCTCGCCGGACTCCTGGAGCGAGATGCCGAGCGAGGTTGGACCGCTGGAGAAGCTTCCGGAGAGCTACAGCGACGGCTCGTTGAACGAGACTAGCCTAGTCTGCGATGCGAAGGAATCTGTCACATACAGCCAGTCCCAAGCATCCGACAAGGGCCTGCCTTTTGAAACAGAGAAGCCATTAGATGATGGTATGGACTCTGAGCTCTTCATAGACGAGGGGAActtctccctctgctctctcgATAGTTTACAGGCCAAAACGCCACTGCCTTCTGAAGAGGACGCCGTCGCCCTCACGCACATTCCAAGTGCCCAAGGTCAAGACAAAGTGCCAGAGCTGGGTGGAGTCGCAAACGGATCTGCCGTAGGTTCAGAGGAGAAGGTCCACCATGAGACTGTTAAGCCTTCACCTGCTGATTTATCCGACGGGGCTTGTGAGTCTGGATACTTCCCTGAGGACAAAGAAAGTTCCTTATCACTTGCCTCAGCAGAATCTGCCTTAGCCTCTTTGTCCTCCGATGAACAAATAGTTCAAGATGAAAACCAGTCAAAAGAGAAGACACAACATCCAGAGTGGGCAGACCATTTGCAGCCGTCCTTCAATGCTGAACAAACGCCCGATCGAATGACTGATCAGATTACCGAGGCGGACGAGCCTGCTGTCGTGCCTGGCTGTCCTGTTTCAGGTAACAGTGTCCAGCTCCCAGAGAGTGAAAGTGATATCCGCTCCGAGGACATGGCGCTAGCCGACGTGCTGGAGGCTCAGCAGGAGGACATCCACTACGCCGAAAATGTCGACGTGGAGtcggcggaagacagcgacggTGACGGTGAGGTCGCTGAGCAGCCAGCCCGTGGACTGGAGGTAGAGACGCCCATGGAATCTGGACAGCCGGAGGAGAGCAATGCgaagcagcaggaggaggagtctGAGGAGGACAAGGACGAGGTCAAACCAGTCCCACATGATCCTCAAGGTCTCGGACTCTGTGAGGCGCCAGGAGCTTCTAGTCCAGTTCTGAACCAGGAGAAGGGAGGTCAAGGCACAGTTGGAGAAAAGATGGAGGCTACTAGTCCAGGGGATGTAGAAGAGACCAGTGATGGGATCGTCACAGAGATAACTGATCTCAGCTCAGTAGAGGTGACCACTAACCAGAAGATGACCAGTGGAGTGGACTCTGACTTCGAGGTGACAGACAGGATGTATTTTAGCAGCTCAGCTGAGGTGGCTGAGGTGAATGATCATGAAGAAAAGTCTGGTATGCCCTGTGGTGAAGGACATGGAGTGGACAAGACCAGTGAAGGGGAGTCGGAACCGGAATCAGCTGAAGTTGAGATGAGGGAAAGTGTCCCGGAATGTGAGACTGAAGATGAGCAGAGTTACACAAAGAGCAAACCTGACGAGGCCTTAGCCAGCACAGACAGCCAGAAGCCAGCAAGTCAACACGATGGAATGGAAAGTTCCGATGATCCAGCAGGTCAAACGCAGAGCAAGTCGGCGGAGATACCGAACGGAACAGAATGGAACGCAGAAAGCTCAGTGAAGGAAGGAGCGGAGAGTTGGGCTTTGGAGAGACGAACaggagcagcatgggagcccAGACACGAGCCAGCTGGTGCAGAGGCTCAGccgggagcagcagcagcagcagcaccaccagcagcagcagcagcagggcacCCTGAGGGAGCTCTGGGAGACGCCGGGCCCTCTGCTGGAGACACACGGCTGGAGGAGAAGAATGACCACGAGGCAGACGAGACGGACGAGACTGTGCGGGCACCTGTGTCTGTGATCCCCCTGGACTTGGTGTACTACCCGCATTACGACGTCCCCATCGCCGAGGTCATCGAGGCCTTCGCCGAGCCCAGCGCCACGAACCCTCGCGGCCAGGGTGAGGCTGGCGCGGCAGGCCGGGGCCTGAATGGCTCGGACGAGGCCGGCGGCGGAGCAGAGGATTGTGGGAGCGTGCCGCAGGAGCTGCGTCTGGCCCTGAGCGTGGCGCCGCTGCAGCCAGCACCCGCGCAGGACAGGCTGCCCGGACCGGACACTGACAGCAGCGACAGCGAGATGGACGACCGCGACCGCGTTCAGACACCGGCAGAGCCAGATGAGGGGCTACCTCGAAATATg ACGTCCGACGGACCCGGTCAATCCCCGGAGCCAGGCCACACCGAGGCGGTCGAGGGGCTCGCCGAGGCAGACCGGGACGCCGGCGATCCCGATGCGGCCGGTGCCGGAGGCTCGGGCGAGCTCATTaagaaagatggagagtggACCAGCGCCAGGGAAAACATGACGACTCTGAG GGAGCATGCTACTGAAGACCCGAGGCAGCCCTCCATGGGCCCGTATCTGAGGGCCTCAGCCCTGCCCATAGAGGATCAG AGTGGGTATAAGAAGAGTGGGGAGCCTTGCACACCGGACAAAATCAGCCTTTACAGAAG AAGAGGGAGCAAACCCGAGAAGAGAGAGCCGCCTGTGGAGCTCACGCTGGAAGAAATCTGCCTTCTGCTCGTCCTGTGGCTTATCGTTTACTGCCTGTTCGTCCTGCCTCAGATAGACTTCCGAACTCTTCCGCAACTCCTCCTCAACATTGAAGAGTGA